Proteins encoded in a region of the Pseudomonas shahriarae genome:
- a CDS encoding helix-turn-helix domain-containing protein: MQISSLGPAIRRYRKVAGLTQAELGEKTGFDPKTISRFETGTYTPSVDALFLFAEALGVKLKVFFADLGDEEEQRAYLFGVIHKATPKDLGKLIAAVDQALSKP, translated from the coding sequence ATGCAAATTTCAAGTTTGGGTCCAGCCATCAGACGCTACCGAAAGGTAGCGGGGCTTACTCAGGCTGAACTAGGTGAGAAAACCGGTTTTGACCCTAAAACCATTAGCCGCTTCGAAACCGGCACCTATACACCCAGCGTTGACGCTCTGTTCTTGTTTGCGGAGGCCTTGGGAGTGAAGCTGAAAGTCTTTTTTGCCGATCTGGGCGATGAGGAAGAACAGCGCGCTTATCTGTTCGGTGTCATTCATAAAGCCACCCCGAAGGATCTGGGAAAGCTGATAGCGGCGGTAGACCAGGCCTTGTCCAAGCCTTAG
- a CDS encoding DUF2167 domain-containing protein yields MNYLRLLVAAAALSLPAAPVYATAAPAPVEASAPAETAEHFLASLKQQTGTVTLPGGIATLKLNDEFYYLDPNDTERLLTDGWGNPPGFNTLGMIVPKAVSPLSARGWGVIVSYKDDGHISDEDAAKIDYTELLKQMQEDDAEDNKERQKQGYAGLHLLGWAEPPHYDQPSHKMYWARELKADDAEQNTLNYSIRVLGREGVLELNAVAAMADLPTIKQELPKVLAFTNFTDGNLYTDYNPSTDKLASYGLAALVAGGIAGKAGLFAKIGIFLLAAKKFLVIGVVALLAGARKFFNRNKG; encoded by the coding sequence ATGAACTACCTCCGCCTGCTGGTGGCGGCAGCCGCCTTGAGCCTGCCTGCCGCACCGGTCTATGCCACCGCAGCCCCGGCGCCAGTCGAAGCCAGCGCACCCGCCGAAACCGCCGAGCACTTCCTCGCCTCCCTCAAGCAGCAAACCGGCACCGTCACCCTGCCCGGCGGCATCGCTACGCTCAAGCTCAACGACGAGTTCTACTATCTGGATCCCAACGACACCGAACGTCTGCTCACCGACGGCTGGGGCAACCCGCCGGGCTTCAACACCCTGGGCATGATCGTGCCCAAGGCCGTCAGCCCACTGTCGGCACGCGGCTGGGGCGTGATTGTCAGCTACAAGGACGACGGGCATATTTCCGACGAAGATGCGGCAAAAATCGACTACACCGAACTGCTCAAGCAAATGCAGGAAGACGATGCCGAGGACAACAAGGAACGCCAGAAGCAAGGCTATGCCGGCCTGCACCTGCTGGGCTGGGCCGAACCGCCGCACTACGATCAACCGTCCCACAAGATGTACTGGGCCCGGGAACTGAAAGCCGACGACGCCGAGCAGAACACCCTCAACTACAGCATCCGCGTGCTGGGCCGCGAGGGCGTGCTGGAACTCAACGCCGTCGCCGCCATGGCCGACCTGCCCACCATCAAGCAGGAACTGCCCAAGGTCCTGGCCTTCACCAACTTCACCGACGGCAACCTCTACACCGACTACAACCCGAGCACCGACAAGCTGGCCTCTTATGGCCTGGCCGCGCTGGTCGCTGGCGGGATTGCCGGCAAGGCCGGGCTGTTTGCCAAGATCGGCATCTTCCTGCTGGCCGCCAAGAAGTTTCTGGTGATTGGCGTGGTGGCGTTGCTGGCAGGCGCACGCAAGTTCTTCAACCGCAACAAAGGCTGA
- a CDS encoding zinc-binding metallopeptidase family protein produces MYRFFEQLSSRIAAPFMGGASRNSKVWQCRCGQSLFFRNSQCLACSALLGYLPEQGRLASLQPGSVVDTWLQDDNLDAGAWRRCANLDTPAACNWLIPAYSTAPLCVACSLNRTIPDLSIPENPERWRKVETAKRRLVAQLISLGLQVIPKTVDETNSLAFDFVGIDLAGKAPTTGHANGLITLDIKEADDEHREKIRVQMREPYRTLLGHFRHEVGHYYWDRLIAGSHWLQPFRSLFGDERASYTDALDQHYQNGPRPDWQQTCVSAYATMHPWEDWAETWAHYLHMMDAVDTALGFGMSAREMDLDYQPFPLTTLYDPQHPGGAAFLSFVNAWIELAGMLNELSRSMGQPDFYPFVLPPAVIAKLHFIHLVIQEEGGRADEVLKAQ; encoded by the coding sequence ATGTACCGCTTCTTCGAACAGCTCAGTTCGCGCATCGCCGCGCCATTCATGGGCGGGGCTTCGCGCAACAGCAAGGTCTGGCAGTGCCGTTGCGGGCAATCCCTGTTTTTTCGCAACAGCCAATGCCTGGCCTGTTCGGCGCTGTTGGGTTACCTGCCCGAGCAAGGCCGGCTGGCGTCCCTGCAACCGGGGTCAGTGGTCGATACCTGGCTGCAGGACGACAACCTCGACGCCGGCGCCTGGCGTCGCTGCGCCAACCTCGATACCCCTGCGGCCTGCAACTGGCTGATCCCGGCCTACAGCACCGCGCCGCTGTGTGTGGCGTGCAGCCTTAATCGCACCATTCCCGACCTGTCGATTCCGGAAAACCCCGAGCGCTGGCGCAAGGTGGAAACCGCCAAACGCCGGCTGGTGGCGCAATTGATCAGCCTGGGGTTGCAGGTGATCCCCAAAACAGTCGACGAGACCAATAGCCTGGCTTTTGACTTCGTGGGTATCGACCTGGCAGGCAAGGCCCCCACCACGGGCCATGCCAATGGCTTGATCACCCTGGATATCAAGGAGGCCGACGACGAGCACCGCGAGAAAATCCGCGTGCAGATGCGCGAGCCGTACCGCACCTTGCTCGGTCACTTCCGCCATGAGGTCGGCCACTACTATTGGGATCGCCTGATCGCCGGCAGTCATTGGTTGCAGCCGTTTCGCAGCCTGTTCGGCGACGAACGCGCCAGTTATACCGACGCCCTCGACCAGCACTACCAGAACGGCCCGCGCCCGGACTGGCAGCAAACCTGCGTCAGCGCTTACGCCACCATGCACCCCTGGGAGGACTGGGCAGAAACCTGGGCCCATTACCTGCACATGATGGACGCGGTCGACACCGCCCTGGGGTTTGGCATGAGCGCACGGGAGATGGACCTGGACTACCAGCCATTTCCCCTCACCACCCTCTATGACCCGCAGCACCCTGGCGGCGCGGCGTTCCTGTCGTTCGTCAACGCCTGGATCGAGCTGGCCGGCATGCTCAACGAACTGTCCCGCAGCATGGGGCAGCCGGATTTCTATCCCTTCGTGCTACCGCCGGCGGTGATTGCCAAGTTGCACTTCATCCACTTGGTGATCCAGGAAGAGGGCGGCCGTGCGGATGAGGTATTGAAAGCCCAATGA
- the ligA gene encoding NAD-dependent DNA ligase LigA codes for MTAAHTRILELRAELDQHNYRYHVLDEPSIPDAEYDRLFHELKALEAEHPDLVTRDSPTQRVGSAALSAFTQVRHEIPMLSLGNAFDETTMLEFDRRVTEGLDLPVGDLFGGGAAVEYSCEPKLDGLAVSLLYQDGELVRGATRGDGTTGEDISVNVRTVRNIPLKLQGAGWPATLEVRGEVFMSKAGFERLNATQLEVGGKTFANPRNAAAGSLRQLDSKITASRPLEFCCYGVTTDISDTHIGNLQQLQKWGMPISHELKLAKGIEDCLAYYRDIGERRNSLPYEIDGVVFKVNSIAYQRELGFRAREPRWAIAHKFPAMEELTELLDVEFQVGRTGAVTPVARLKPVKVAGVTVSNATLHNMDEVARLGLMIGDTVIIRRAGDVIPQVVSVVTERRPENARAVQIPESCPVCGSHVERTQLVKRSKGKETVSEGAVYRCVGRLACGAQLKQAIIHFVSRRAMDIDGLGDKTIEQLVDEKLIGSPADLYKLKYEQIIDLEGFADVSSKKLIAAIENSKTPTLARFIYALGIPDVGEETAKVLARSLASLERVQRALPEVLTYLPDVGLEVAHEIHSFFEDGHNQQVIGALLSPDECALVLQDQGELSAEFAASTTLGGLLDKLHVPSVGPGAAQKLADRFGSLEGVIQADWLDMRQALPEKQAKAVREFFDNPDNAHRALAIEQQLKDFGMHWQSEKKVVEGLPEAGHTWVLTGSLELMSRDVAKAKLESLGAKVAGSVSAKTHCVVAGPGAGSKLAKASELGLKVLDEEAFVAFLASHNIPL; via the coding sequence ATGACCGCCGCCCACACCCGCATTCTCGAGCTGCGCGCTGAACTGGATCAGCACAACTACCGTTACCACGTACTCGACGAGCCGAGCATTCCGGACGCCGAATACGACCGGCTGTTCCACGAACTCAAGGCGCTGGAAGCCGAGCACCCGGACCTGGTGACTCGCGACTCACCGACGCAGCGGGTCGGCAGTGCGGCGCTGTCGGCCTTTACCCAGGTGCGTCACGAGATCCCGATGCTCAGCCTGGGCAACGCCTTTGATGAAACCACCATGCTGGAGTTTGATCGCCGCGTTACCGAGGGTCTCGACCTGCCGGTGGGCGATCTGTTTGGCGGTGGTGCGGCGGTGGAATACAGCTGCGAACCCAAGCTCGATGGCCTGGCGGTCAGCCTGCTGTATCAGGATGGCGAGTTGGTGCGCGGCGCGACCCGTGGCGACGGCACCACGGGCGAAGACATCAGCGTGAATGTGCGCACCGTGCGCAATATCCCGCTGAAACTGCAGGGCGCGGGCTGGCCGGCGACGCTGGAAGTGCGCGGTGAAGTGTTCATGTCCAAGGCCGGTTTCGAGCGTTTGAACGCCACGCAACTGGAAGTCGGCGGCAAGACCTTCGCCAACCCGCGTAACGCGGCGGCGGGCAGCCTGCGCCAACTCGACTCGAAGATCACCGCCAGTCGCCCCCTGGAGTTCTGCTGCTATGGCGTGACCACGGACATCAGCGACACCCATATCGGCAACCTGCAGCAGTTGCAGAAGTGGGGCATGCCCATCAGCCACGAGTTGAAGCTGGCCAAGGGGATTGAGGATTGCCTGGCGTACTACCGCGACATCGGTGAGCGGCGTAACAGCCTGCCCTATGAAATCGACGGTGTGGTGTTCAAGGTCAACAGCATCGCCTATCAGCGTGAACTGGGCTTTCGCGCCCGCGAGCCGCGCTGGGCCATCGCCCATAAGTTTCCGGCGATGGAAGAACTGACTGAATTGCTCGACGTTGAATTCCAGGTCGGCCGCACCGGCGCGGTGACGCCGGTGGCGCGCTTGAAGCCGGTCAAGGTGGCGGGAGTCACCGTATCCAATGCGACATTGCACAACATGGACGAAGTGGCGCGCCTGGGCTTGATGATCGGTGACACCGTGATCATCCGCCGTGCCGGTGATGTGATCCCACAGGTCGTGTCGGTGGTTACCGAGCGTCGCCCGGAAAATGCCCGCGCCGTGCAGATCCCGGAAAGCTGCCCGGTGTGCGGTTCCCATGTGGAGCGCACGCAACTGGTCAAGCGCAGCAAGGGCAAGGAAACCGTCAGCGAGGGCGCGGTGTATCGCTGTGTCGGGCGCCTGGCCTGTGGTGCGCAGCTCAAGCAGGCGATTATCCATTTTGTCTCGCGCCGGGCCATGGATATCGACGGCCTGGGCGACAAGACCATCGAGCAGTTGGTCGATGAGAAACTCATCGGCTCGCCGGCGGACCTGTACAAGCTCAAGTACGAACAGATCATCGACCTGGAAGGCTTCGCCGATGTTTCCAGCAAGAAACTGATCGCCGCCATCGAAAACAGCAAGACCCCAACCCTGGCGCGGTTCATCTACGCCCTGGGTATTCCCGATGTGGGTGAGGAAACCGCCAAGGTCCTGGCGCGTTCCCTGGCGTCCCTGGAGCGTGTGCAGCGGGCGTTGCCGGAAGTGCTGACGTACTTGCCGGATGTGGGCCTGGAAGTGGCGCACGAGATCCACAGCTTCTTTGAAGACGGGCACAACCAGCAGGTGATCGGCGCGCTGCTGTCGCCGGACGAGTGCGCGCTGGTCTTGCAGGACCAGGGTGAGCTGAGTGCCGAGTTCGCTGCCAGTACCACCCTGGGCGGCCTGCTCGACAAGTTGCATGTACCTTCCGTGGGGCCGGGAGCCGCGCAGAAGCTGGCGGACAGGTTTGGCTCCCTGGAGGGTGTTATCCAGGCCGATTGGCTGGATATGCGCCAGGCGCTGCCGGAGAAGCAGGCCAAGGCCGTGCGTGAGTTCTTCGATAACCCGGACAATGCCCATCGTGCGCTGGCCATCGAGCAGCAGCTCAAGGACTTCGGCATGCATTGGCAGAGCGAGAAGAAGGTGGTTGAAGGCTTGCCCGAGGCGGGGCATACCTGGGTGCTGACCGGCTCGCTGGAATTGATGAGTCGCGACGTGGCCAAGGCAAAGCTCGAAAGCCTGGGGGCCAAGGTGGCGGGTTCGGTCTCGGCGAAGACCCATTGCGTGGTCGCCGGGCCGGGTGCCGGCTCGAAACTGGCCAAGGCCAGCGAGCTGGGGCTGAAGGTCCTGGACGAAGAGGCTTTTGTCGCCTTCCTGGCCAGCCATAACATTCCCCTCTGA
- the zipA gene encoding cell division protein ZipA, translated as MEIGLREWLIVIGIIVIAGILFDGWRRMRGGKGKLKFRLDRNLSNLPDDDGAAELLGPPRVLDTHKEPQLDEHDLPSMSAPVREAREPSSKRGKRGSAAVAEPHQGDLNLDVDEGPSFSSRDGDFPDESPAKSAPRESTKDQPAAEEVLVISVICRDAAGFKGPALLQNILESGLRFGEMDIFHRHESMAGNGEVLFSMANAVKPGTFDLDDIDLFSTPAVSFFLGLPGPRHPKQAFDVMVAAARKLSQELNGELKDDQRSVLTAQTIEHYRQRIVEFERRALTQKR; from the coding sequence ATGGAAATCGGTCTGCGCGAGTGGCTGATCGTCATCGGCATTATTGTAATAGCCGGTATTCTTTTTGATGGCTGGCGCCGTATGCGCGGCGGCAAGGGCAAGCTGAAATTCCGTCTGGACCGTAACCTGTCCAATTTGCCCGACGACGACGGCGCTGCCGAGCTGCTGGGGCCGCCCCGTGTCCTGGACACCCATAAAGAGCCGCAGCTGGACGAGCACGACCTGCCGTCGATGAGCGCCCCGGTGCGTGAAGCCCGCGAACCGTCGTCCAAACGTGGCAAGCGCGGCAGCGCTGCTGTGGCCGAGCCGCATCAGGGCGACCTGAACCTCGACGTGGACGAAGGCCCGAGCTTCAGCAGCCGCGATGGTGATTTCCCGGATGAAAGCCCGGCCAAGAGCGCGCCACGTGAGTCCACCAAGGACCAGCCGGCAGCTGAAGAAGTGCTGGTGATCAGCGTGATCTGCCGCGACGCGGCCGGTTTCAAGGGCCCGGCGCTGTTGCAGAACATCCTGGAAAGCGGCCTGCGTTTCGGCGAGATGGATATTTTCCACCGTCACGAAAGCATGGCCGGCAACGGTGAAGTACTGTTCTCCATGGCCAACGCGGTCAAGCCGGGCACCTTCGATCTGGACGATATCGACCTGTTCAGCACCCCTGCCGTGAGCTTCTTCCTCGGCCTGCCAGGCCCGCGTCACCCGAAACAGGCGTTCGACGTCATGGTGGCCGCAGCCCGCAAGCTGTCCCAGGAGCTCAATGGCGAGCTCAAGGACGACCAGCGCAGCGTGCTGACCGCCCAGACCATCGAACACTACCGTCAGCGCATCGTCGAGTTCGAGCGTCGCGCCCTGACACAGAAACGCTGA
- the smc gene encoding chromosome segregation protein SMC, with the protein MRLKCIKLAGFKSFVDPTTVNFPSNMAAVVGPNGCGKSNIIDAVRWVMGESSAKNLRGESMTDVIFNGSTSRKPVSQASIELVFDNSDGTLVGEYAAYAEISIRRKVTRDSQNSYFLNGTKCRRRDITDIFLGTGLGPRSYSIIEQGMISKLIEAKPEDLRNFIEEAAGISKYKERRRETENRIRRTHENLARLTDLREELERQLERLHRQAQAAEKYQEYKGEERQLKAQLSALRWQALNDQVGQREAIIGTQEISFEALVAEQRNADASIERLRDGHHDLSERFNLVQGRFYSVGGDIARVEQSIQHGQQRLRQLQDDLKEAERARLETESHLGHDRTLLLTLGEELDMLIPEQEITSAAAEEAAAALEESETTMHGWQEQWDAFNLRSAEPRRQAEVQQSRIQQLETSMERLAERQRRVLEERALLAAAPEDAAIMALSEQLAESEMTLEELEASEEQQVERLEQLRQELQQATQAQQQAQGDLQRLNGRLASLEALQQAALDPGTGTAEWLRDQHLAERPRLAEGLKVEAGWELAVETVLGADLQAVLVDDFGGFDLAGFTQGDLRLLSPAADGTRVPGSLLDKVEAPIDLSPWLGQVKPVDSLEQALALRGQLASGESLISRDGYWVGRHFLRVRRASEAESGVLARGQEIVNLSAEREEREATLESLETQLQTLRATQRQQETGREHLRRLLQDEARQQGELKAQLSASKAKAEQLTLRRTRLDEEVAEMGEQRALEHEQVGEARLQLQDALDSMALDTEQRELLLAQRDSLRERLDRVRQEARQHKDHAHQLAVRLGSLRAQHDSTRQALERLEMQSERLTEKREQLSLNLEEGEAPLEELRLKLEELLDKRMSVDEELKTAQIALEDADRELRDAEKRRTQAEQQSQLIRSQLEQQRMEWQALTVRRKTLQDQLLEDGYDLHGVLNTLTAEANEKEAEEELERIAARIQRLGAINLAAIDEYQQQSERKRYLDAQNADLVEALDTLENVIRKIDKETRNRFKDTFDQINGGLQALFPKVFGGGSAYLELTGEDLLDTGVTIMARPPGKKNSTIHLLSGGEKALTALALVFAIFKLNPAPFCMLDEVDAPLDDANVGRYARLVKEMSQTVQFIYITHNKIAMEMADQLMGVTMHEPGCSRLVAVDVEEAMAMVES; encoded by the coding sequence GTGCGGCTCAAATGCATCAAACTGGCGGGGTTCAAATCCTTCGTCGACCCGACCACGGTGAACTTCCCCAGTAACATGGCGGCAGTGGTCGGGCCCAATGGCTGCGGCAAGTCGAACATCATCGACGCCGTGCGCTGGGTGATGGGCGAGAGCTCGGCGAAAAACCTGCGTGGCGAGTCGATGACCGACGTCATCTTCAATGGCTCCACCAGCCGCAAGCCGGTCAGTCAGGCCAGCATCGAACTGGTGTTCGACAACTCCGACGGTACCCTGGTGGGTGAATACGCCGCCTACGCGGAAATCTCCATCCGCCGCAAAGTGACGCGCGACAGCCAGAACAGTTACTTCCTCAACGGCACCAAGTGCCGGCGCCGCGACATTACCGACATCTTCCTCGGCACCGGCCTGGGCCCGCGCAGCTACTCGATTATCGAGCAGGGCATGATCTCCAAGCTGATCGAAGCCAAGCCCGAGGACCTGCGCAACTTTATCGAGGAAGCGGCCGGTATCTCCAAGTACAAGGAGCGCCGCCGCGAGACCGAAAACCGCATCCGCCGCACCCACGAAAACCTCGCGCGCCTGACCGACCTGCGTGAAGAGCTGGAGCGCCAGCTGGAGCGCCTGCACCGCCAGGCCCAGGCCGCCGAGAAATACCAGGAATACAAAGGCGAAGAACGCCAGCTCAAGGCGCAACTCTCGGCGCTGCGCTGGCAGGCCTTGAATGACCAGGTGGGCCAGCGCGAAGCGATTATCGGCACCCAGGAAATCAGCTTCGAAGCCCTGGTGGCTGAGCAGCGCAATGCCGACGCCAGCATCGAACGCCTGCGTGACGGTCACCATGACTTGTCCGAGCGCTTCAACCTGGTGCAGGGCCGCTTCTATTCGGTGGGCGGCGATATTGCGCGGGTCGAGCAGAGCATCCAGCACGGCCAGCAGCGCTTGCGCCAGTTGCAGGATGACCTGAAGGAAGCGGAGCGAGCGCGCCTGGAAACCGAGTCGCACCTGGGCCACGACCGCACCTTGCTGCTGACCCTCGGCGAAGAGCTGGACATGCTCATCCCCGAGCAGGAAATCACCAGCGCCGCCGCCGAAGAGGCCGCCGCCGCCCTGGAAGAATCCGAAACCACCATGCACGGTTGGCAGGAACAGTGGGATGCGTTCAACCTGCGCTCCGCCGAGCCGCGGCGCCAGGCTGAGGTGCAGCAGTCGCGCATCCAGCAACTGGAAACCAGTATGGAACGCCTGGCCGAGCGCCAGCGCCGGGTCCTGGAGGAGCGCGCCTTGCTGGCCGCTGCCCCGGAAGACGCGGCGATCATGGCGCTGAGCGAGCAGTTGGCCGAAAGCGAAATGACGCTCGAAGAGCTGGAAGCCAGCGAAGAACAGCAAGTGGAGCGCCTGGAGCAATTGCGCCAGGAACTGCAGCAGGCGACCCAGGCGCAGCAGCAGGCCCAGGGTGATTTGCAGCGCCTCAACGGGCGCCTGGCCTCCCTTGAAGCCTTGCAGCAGGCGGCACTGGATCCCGGCACGGGCACCGCAGAATGGCTGCGTGACCAGCACCTGGCCGAGCGTCCGCGCCTGGCCGAAGGCTTGAAGGTCGAAGCCGGTTGGGAACTGGCCGTGGAGACCGTGCTTGGCGCGGATCTGCAGGCGGTGCTGGTGGATGACTTTGGCGGGTTTGATCTGGCCGGTTTCACCCAGGGCGACTTGCGTCTGCTCAGCCCGGCAGCCGATGGCACCCGCGTGCCGGGCAGCCTGTTGGATAAAGTCGAGGCGCCGATTGATCTGTCGCCCTGGCTGGGCCAGGTCAAGCCGGTGGACTCCCTGGAACAGGCCCTGGCGTTGCGTGGCCAATTGGCCTCTGGCGAAAGCCTGATCAGCCGCGACGGCTACTGGGTCGGCCGGCACTTTTTGCGGGTGCGCCGCGCCAGTGAAGCCGAAAGCGGCGTATTGGCCCGTGGCCAGGAAATCGTCAACCTGAGTGCCGAGCGCGAAGAGCGCGAGGCGACCCTGGAGTCCCTGGAAACCCAACTGCAAACCCTGCGCGCCACCCAGCGCCAGCAAGAGACCGGCCGCGAACATTTGCGCCGCCTGTTGCAGGACGAAGCGCGCCAGCAGGGTGAATTGAAAGCCCAGCTCTCGGCCAGCAAGGCCAAGGCCGAACAGTTGACCCTGCGCCGTACCCGTCTCGATGAAGAAGTGGCCGAGATGGGCGAACAGCGCGCCCTCGAACATGAACAAGTCGGCGAAGCGCGCCTGCAGTTGCAGGATGCCCTCGACAGCATGGCCCTCGACACCGAGCAGCGTGAACTGCTGCTGGCCCAGCGTGACAGCCTGCGTGAACGCCTCGATCGGGTACGCCAGGAAGCACGCCAGCACAAGGATCACGCCCACCAGTTGGCGGTGCGCCTGGGCTCGTTGCGCGCTCAGCACGATTCCACGCGCCAGGCCCTGGAGCGCCTGGAGATGCAGTCCGAACGCCTGACGGAAAAGCGCGAGCAACTGAGTCTCAACCTGGAGGAGGGCGAGGCGCCCCTGGAAGAGCTGCGCTTGAAGCTCGAAGAGTTGCTCGATAAACGCATGAGCGTCGACGAAGAACTCAAGACCGCGCAGATCGCTCTGGAAGACGCCGACCGCGAACTGCGCGACGCAGAAAAGCGCCGGACTCAGGCCGAGCAGCAATCACAATTGATCCGCAGCCAGCTCGAACAGCAGCGCATGGAATGGCAGGCCCTGACGGTGCGCCGCAAAACCTTGCAGGATCAGTTGCTGGAAGATGGCTACGACCTGCACGGCGTACTCAATACCTTGACCGCCGAGGCCAACGAGAAAGAAGCCGAAGAAGAACTTGAGCGCATTGCCGCGCGCATTCAGCGACTCGGCGCGATCAACCTCGCCGCCATCGACGAATACCAGCAGCAGTCCGAGCGTAAACGTTACCTGGATGCCCAGAACGCCGATCTGGTGGAAGCCCTGGACACCCTGGAAAACGTCATTCGCAAGATCGACAAGGAAACCCGTAACCGCTTCAAAGATACCTTTGATCAGATTAATGGCGGTTTACAGGCCTTATTCCCAAAAGTTTTCGGCGGTGGCAGCGCTTACTTGGAACTGACGGGCGAAGATCTACTCGATACAGGGGTAACGATCATGGCGCGGCCTCCGGGCAAGAAGAACAGCACCATCCATTTGTTGTCCGGCGGCGAGAAGGCCCTGACCGCATTGGCCCTGGTGTTTGCCATCTTCAAGTTGAACCCGGCGCCGTTCTGCATGCTCGATGAAGTTGACGCGCCGCTGGATGACGCTAACGTTGGACGCTATGCCCGCCTGGTTAAAGAGATGTCCCAGACGGTGCAGTTCATCTATATCACCCACAACAAGATCGCCATGGAAATGGCGGATCAATTGATGGGGGTGACCATGCATGAACCGGGCTGTTCGCGACTGGTGGCGGTGGATGTGGAAGAGGCGATGGCAATGGTGGAAAGTTAG
- a CDS encoding GntR family transcriptional regulator: MTFKAPDSLAEQIAHHLAERIIRGDLKPGERIQEQKVTLALNVSRGSVREALLILERRHLIAILPRRGAHVTELTAHKVQSLCTLMSELYILLGNAVAEGWQTQADMAPFVQIQQRLVSNFERQDIRAFVEECFNVMRAAYPFANNPYLQETVENLQPAMNRAYYLALDQRKASMSEYLALFEQLLAAVLARDLPQIRQVLSAYGQRSCSLVIAALADA, encoded by the coding sequence ATGACGTTCAAGGCGCCGGATAGTCTTGCCGAGCAAATCGCTCACCACCTCGCCGAACGCATCATTCGCGGCGATCTCAAGCCTGGGGAGCGGATCCAGGAACAGAAAGTCACGCTGGCGCTGAATGTCAGCCGTGGCTCCGTGCGCGAAGCCTTGCTGATCCTCGAGCGACGGCACCTGATCGCCATCCTGCCGCGCCGTGGCGCCCACGTCACCGAGCTCACCGCGCACAAGGTGCAGAGCCTGTGCACGCTGATGAGCGAGCTGTACATCCTGCTGGGCAATGCGGTCGCCGAAGGCTGGCAGACCCAGGCCGACATGGCGCCCTTCGTGCAGATCCAGCAACGGCTGGTGAGCAATTTCGAGCGCCAGGACATCCGCGCTTTTGTCGAAGAATGCTTCAATGTCATGCGCGCCGCGTACCCCTTTGCCAATAACCCGTACCTGCAGGAAACCGTCGAAAATCTGCAACCGGCGATGAACCGCGCCTATTACCTGGCCCTGGATCAACGCAAGGCGTCGATGAGCGAGTACCTGGCGCTGTTCGAGCAACTGCTCGCCGCTGTACTGGCCCGTGATCTGCCGCAGATCCGCCAAGTGCTCTCGGCCTATGGCCAGCGCAGTTGTTCACTGGTTATCGCAGCCCTGGCGGACGCCTAA